Proteins encoded within one genomic window of Pigmentiphaga sp. H8:
- a CDS encoding bifunctional 3-(3-hydroxy-phenyl)propionate/3-hydroxycinnamic acid hydroxylase encodes MNAFAHPLYDVAIVGFGPSGAVAAGLLGNQGFKVYVCDRQHDVYDKPRAIAVDHEIMRVFQQLGLVDRISRYVEPFTPSEYFGVDGQLIKRLTMVEPPYPLGYTPSNVFTQPPVERILRDHVRQLPNVRVELDTTLVGLEQDAAGARLDLAHADGRRASLRAKYVIGCDGASSTVRELAGIELEDLEFDEPWLVVDVLANERGLAKLPRTSVQYCEPDRPCTLVIGPGNHRRWEISLKPGEDPRTITQPEETWKLLSRWLTPEDGELWRQASYRFHALVARDWRRGRVFVAGDAAHQQPPFLGQGMCQGIRDVANLNWKLAAVLRQAVTEAQANALLDSYGIERKQHVRSLTGRIKAIGAVICERDEARARARDAHLLDECGGTVRDMPRQEVIPPLEQGLLARAGTPARGTLFPQPWIMQAGTAVRLDQAAGDGWWLVLDARHAGAVPALPSGWSMATLDMGELAETEGVCAAWFERHRCMAAVVRPDRYVYGVASDARELDALLDELRNALH; translated from the coding sequence ATGAACGCCTTCGCGCATCCTCTTTACGACGTCGCCATCGTCGGCTTCGGCCCTTCCGGGGCGGTGGCCGCCGGGCTGCTGGGCAACCAGGGCTTCAAGGTCTACGTCTGCGACCGGCAGCACGACGTCTACGACAAGCCGCGCGCGATCGCGGTCGATCACGAGATCATGCGGGTCTTCCAGCAACTGGGGCTGGTCGATCGCATTTCCCGGTACGTGGAGCCCTTCACGCCGTCGGAATACTTCGGCGTGGACGGCCAGTTGATCAAGCGGCTCACGATGGTGGAGCCGCCCTACCCCCTGGGCTATACGCCCTCGAACGTCTTCACCCAGCCGCCGGTGGAACGCATCCTGCGCGACCACGTCCGGCAATTGCCGAACGTACGCGTCGAGCTGGACACGACACTGGTCGGCCTGGAGCAGGACGCCGCGGGCGCCCGGCTGGACCTGGCCCATGCGGACGGCCGCCGCGCCAGCCTGCGCGCGAAATACGTCATCGGCTGCGATGGCGCTTCCAGCACGGTGCGCGAACTGGCGGGCATCGAACTGGAAGACCTGGAATTCGACGAACCCTGGCTGGTGGTGGACGTCCTGGCCAACGAACGCGGCCTGGCCAAGCTGCCGCGCACCAGCGTGCAGTACTGCGAACCTGACCGGCCCTGCACGCTGGTCATCGGCCCGGGCAATCACCGCCGCTGGGAGATCTCCCTCAAACCCGGCGAGGATCCCCGTACCATCACCCAGCCCGAGGAAACCTGGAAGCTGCTGTCGCGCTGGCTGACCCCGGAGGACGGCGAACTCTGGCGCCAGGCCAGCTACCGCTTCCATGCACTGGTTGCGCGCGACTGGCGCCGCGGCCGCGTGTTCGTCGCCGGCGATGCCGCCCACCAGCAGCCGCCCTTCCTGGGCCAGGGCATGTGCCAGGGCATACGCGACGTCGCCAATCTGAACTGGAAGCTGGCCGCCGTGCTGCGGCAGGCGGTAACGGAGGCCCAGGCCAACGCGCTGCTGGACAGCTACGGCATCGAGCGCAAGCAGCACGTGCGCAGCCTGACCGGCCGCATCAAGGCCATAGGCGCGGTGATCTGCGAACGCGACGAGGCCCGGGCCCGCGCCCGCGACGCCCACCTGCTGGACGAATGCGGCGGCACGGTGCGCGACATGCCGCGCCAGGAGGTCATTCCGCCGCTGGAGCAAGGCCTGCTGGCACGCGCCGGCACGCCCGCGCGCGGCACGCTGTTCCCCCAACCCTGGATCATGCAGGCCGGCACCGCGGTCCGCCTGGACCAGGCGGCGGGAGACGGCTGGTGGCTGGTGCTGGACGCCCGCCACGCGGGAGCCGTGCCCGCCCTTCCATCCGGATGGAGCATGGCCACGCTGGATATGGGCGAACTGGCCGAAACCGAAGGCGTGTGCGCGGCGTGGTTCGAACGCCACCGCTGCATGGCGGCGGTGGTACGCCCCGACCGCTATGTCTATGGCGTCGCGTCCGATGCGCGCGAACTGGACGCCTTGCTGGACGAACTACGCAACGCGCTGCATTGA
- the trmD gene encoding tRNA (guanosine(37)-N1)-methyltransferase TrmD produces the protein MRFDVITLFGPMFEAISQQGVTGRAHAQGRWRLQAWNPRDFTVDVHRTVDDRPYGGGPGMVMRVEPLEKAVCAARDQRAQAGLPEAPVVLLSPQGRRFDQAQAHALAGGTGAILVCGRYEGIDQRFIDRWVTQEVSLGDFVLSGGEIAAMAMMDAAVRLLPGVLNDDESAVQDSFNERLSGLLDCPHYTRPEVYDGQPVPDVLLSGHHANIERWRRRQSLEATSGKRPDLIEAARERGWLSRDDEKFLSDLQREDKR, from the coding sequence TTGCGGTTCGACGTGATCACGCTGTTCGGCCCGATGTTCGAGGCCATCAGCCAGCAGGGCGTGACCGGCCGGGCGCATGCGCAGGGCCGGTGGCGGTTACAGGCCTGGAATCCGCGCGACTTCACGGTGGACGTGCATCGGACGGTGGACGACAGGCCCTATGGCGGCGGACCCGGCATGGTGATGCGGGTCGAGCCTCTGGAGAAAGCCGTGTGCGCGGCGCGCGACCAGCGCGCGCAGGCCGGTTTGCCCGAGGCGCCGGTGGTGTTGCTGTCGCCGCAGGGGCGGCGTTTCGACCAGGCCCAGGCTCACGCGCTGGCCGGCGGAACGGGCGCCATCCTGGTGTGCGGCCGCTATGAAGGCATCGACCAGCGGTTCATCGACCGCTGGGTGACGCAGGAAGTGTCGCTGGGCGACTTCGTGCTGTCCGGCGGGGAAATCGCGGCGATGGCGATGATGGACGCCGCGGTCAGGCTGTTGCCCGGTGTCCTGAACGACGACGAATCCGCCGTGCAGGATTCGTTCAACGAGCGGTTGTCCGGCCTTTTGGACTGTCCGCACTATACTCGGCCGGAAGTCTATGACGGCCAGCCGGTGCCCGACGTGCTGTTGTCGGGGCATCATGCCAACATCGAGCGTTGGCGGCGCCGGCAGTCGCTGGAAGCGACGAGCGGCAAGCGCCCCGATCTGATCGAGGCGGCACGCGAGCGCGGCTGGTTGAGCCGCGACGACGAGAAGTTTCTGTCCGACCTGCAAAGGGAAGACAAGCGCTGA
- the rpsP gene encoding 30S ribosomal protein S16, producing MVVIRMSRGGSKKRPFYNLVAADSRNRRDGRFIERVGFYNPVASEGEEGLRIALDRVEHWTKNGAQLSPAVARLVKEYGAKVAPAA from the coding sequence ATGGTGGTGATTCGTATGTCCCGCGGCGGCTCGAAGAAGCGCCCCTTCTACAACCTCGTTGCTGCCGATTCGCGCAATCGCCGCGATGGCCGTTTCATCGAGCGCGTGGGTTTCTACAACCCCGTTGCTTCCGAGGGTGAAGAAGGCCTGCGCATCGCGCTCGACCGCGTCGAGCACTGGACCAAGAACGGCGCTCAGCTGTCGCCGGCCGTGGCCCGTCTCGTCAAGGAATACGGCGCCAAGGTCGCGCCGGCTGCCTGA
- a CDS encoding DUF3597 domain-containing protein, whose protein sequence is MSIFKAILDKIFPSSHPAVAQEAPPAAPAPGGAAAPAMPAVDVETILNALAAKSPEKLNWKTSIVDLMKLLGLDSSLAARKQLATELHYSGDTNDSASMNIWLHKQVMQKLADNGGKVPDDLRK, encoded by the coding sequence GTGAGCATTTTCAAAGCCATACTCGACAAGATTTTCCCGTCCAGCCATCCCGCGGTGGCCCAGGAAGCGCCTCCCGCCGCTCCGGCGCCTGGTGGCGCGGCTGCTCCGGCCATGCCGGCCGTGGATGTGGAAACCATCCTGAACGCCCTGGCGGCCAAGAGCCCCGAGAAGCTGAACTGGAAGACTTCCATCGTCGACCTGATGAAGTTGCTGGGACTGGACAGCAGCCTGGCGGCCCGCAAGCAGCTCGCGACCGAACTGCACTACAGCGGCGATACCAACGATTCGGCCTCGATGAACATCTGGCTGCACAAGCAGGTGATGCAGAAGCTGGCGGACAACGGCGGCAAGGTTCCCGACGACCTCAGGAAGTGA
- a CDS encoding tripartite tricarboxylate transporter substrate binding protein, producing the protein MNRRHAIQTLAALAAVPALSPLRSALAQAWPDKPVRLLLSQPPGSGPDNIARLLSERLYPRWGQAVVIENKPGGQNTVGAQAAARSPADGYNFYFATTAALVTNTFLFKQLPYDPAKDFVPVAFVARSPFGILVKADSPIRTVEELVAKSKATPGTFTLGNEGPRTFGGMIARLFNARSGAQANLVPYVSVGVSAQNLMGGHVDAIVADVASTAQLAKQGRLRLLAVTSDKRLADWPQVPAVSELLPDFDMVGWFAIVAPAGTPTAAVERVNRDINALLSDEEVAGRIATIGPIAAPGYSPAQTGDFLKREHARWARITKEIDILPE; encoded by the coding sequence ATGAACAGAAGACACGCCATCCAGACCCTGGCCGCCCTGGCCGCAGTCCCGGCGCTTTCCCCCCTGCGCTCGGCGCTGGCCCAGGCCTGGCCGGATAAACCGGTGCGGCTGCTGCTGTCGCAGCCTCCCGGATCCGGCCCGGACAACATCGCCCGGCTGCTGTCCGAGCGGCTGTATCCGCGCTGGGGCCAGGCGGTCGTGATCGAGAACAAGCCGGGCGGCCAGAACACGGTGGGCGCGCAGGCGGCCGCGCGGTCACCCGCCGACGGCTACAACTTCTATTTCGCGACGACCGCGGCGCTGGTCACCAACACCTTCCTGTTCAAGCAACTGCCCTATGACCCCGCCAAGGACTTCGTGCCCGTGGCCTTCGTCGCCCGTAGCCCGTTCGGCATCCTGGTCAAGGCCGACTCGCCCATCCGCACCGTCGAAGAGCTGGTCGCCAAGTCCAAGGCCACGCCGGGCACGTTCACGCTGGGCAACGAGGGGCCGCGCACCTTCGGCGGCATGATCGCCCGCCTGTTCAACGCCCGCTCCGGCGCCCAGGCCAACCTGGTGCCCTACGTGTCGGTAGGTGTTTCGGCGCAGAATCTGATGGGCGGCCACGTGGATGCCATCGTGGCCGACGTGGCCTCGACCGCGCAGCTCGCCAAGCAAGGACGGCTGCGGCTGCTGGCCGTGACTTCGGACAAGCGCCTGGCGGACTGGCCGCAGGTACCGGCGGTGTCCGAGCTGCTGCCCGATTTCGACATGGTGGGCTGGTTCGCCATCGTCGCGCCCGCCGGCACGCCCACGGCGGCGGTCGAGCGGGTCAACCGCGACATCAATGCGCTGCTGTCCGACGAGGAAGTGGCCGGGCGCATCGCCACCATCGGTCCCATCGCCGCGCCGGGCTACAGCCCGGCCCAGACCGGCGATTTCCTCAAGCGCGAACATGCGCGATGGGCGCGGATCACCAAGGAAATCGACATCCTGCCAGAATGA
- a CDS encoding tripartite tricarboxylate transporter substrate binding protein has translation MKKRLMLGLGIVLGLISGVALAQESSEFPARPVKVIVPFTPGGTSDLAARFFSQQLERRFKLPFVVENRPGGNGAVAVAALRTAPADGYSILLGSNSLMAVNPIMVKDLPYDPVRDLKPLSGLTRGMLVIAVKPDSPIRTLGDLVDNAKRRSGAMTVGTIAPGYQLAMEWLARQADFRFINTPYKGGAAAFSDLMGGHIDAACVDMSGVEPLLKSGKLRAVAVTGDHRHPDLPDVPTVKESGYPDYVTYLWVSFFMHADTSPERLDKLAGALRAALESPEAKTFAASTGGELMPFGPEAMRSFQISEIQRFQRIADAAGIKPQ, from the coding sequence ATGAAGAAGCGACTTATGCTGGGCCTGGGTATCGTCCTCGGCCTCATCTCGGGTGTCGCACTGGCGCAGGAATCGAGCGAATTCCCTGCACGGCCCGTCAAGGTCATCGTTCCCTTCACCCCAGGTGGCACCTCCGACCTCGCCGCCAGGTTCTTCAGCCAACAACTGGAGCGGCGGTTCAAGCTGCCCTTTGTGGTGGAAAACCGGCCGGGCGGCAACGGCGCCGTAGCCGTCGCGGCTTTACGCACTGCCCCGGCCGATGGCTACAGCATCCTGCTGGGCAGCAACAGCCTCATGGCGGTCAATCCGATCATGGTCAAGGACCTGCCCTACGACCCGGTCCGCGACCTCAAGCCCCTGTCCGGCCTGACGCGCGGCATGCTGGTGATCGCCGTCAAACCCGACTCGCCGATACGTACCCTCGGCGACCTTGTCGACAACGCCAAACGCCGTAGCGGCGCCATGACAGTGGGCACCATCGCGCCAGGCTATCAACTGGCGATGGAGTGGCTGGCGAGGCAGGCCGACTTCCGGTTCATCAACACTCCCTACAAGGGTGGAGCGGCGGCATTCAGCGACCTGATGGGTGGCCATATCGACGCCGCCTGCGTCGACATGAGCGGCGTGGAACCCTTGCTCAAGAGCGGCAAGCTGCGCGCCGTCGCGGTCACGGGCGACCACCGGCACCCTGATCTTCCCGACGTCCCCACCGTCAAGGAAAGCGGTTATCCGGACTATGTGACCTATCTATGGGTCTCGTTCTTCATGCACGCGGACACCTCGCCGGAGCGGCTGGACAAGCTCGCCGGCGCGCTGCGGGCGGCGCTGGAGTCGCCCGAGGCAAAAACCTTTGCGGCCAGCACCGGCGGCGAACTGATGCCCTTCGGGCCGGAGGCGATGCGCAGCTTCCAGATCTCCGAGATCCAGCGCTTCCAACGCATAGCCGACGCCGCCGGCATCAAGCCTCAATAG
- a CDS encoding CoA pyrophosphatase: MSSAIPTDQPSDAPADEIDDTPEEIQPDSLAPPVPRPSQRPAFDPVAQPWVANPGGLVAVPDTRLTPMALRDRFAAPPAWTPDAQDINPARAADRSLRLASVLVPMMLRPDGIQIMLTQRTAHLHDHAGQVSFPGGRVEPSDSSVTDAALRETEEETGLPRGLVEVIGQLPDYFTGTGFRVVPLVGLVRPDFAPRPDPFEVAEVFEVPLRFLMDPSNHRLHSAALPAGGLRSYYSMPWKQFFIWGATAGMLRNLYQFLRA; the protein is encoded by the coding sequence ATGTCATCAGCCATTCCGACCGATCAACCTAGCGACGCTCCGGCAGACGAGATCGACGATACGCCGGAGGAAATTCAGCCCGACTCCCTCGCTCCGCCCGTCCCGCGGCCGTCGCAGCGCCCGGCCTTCGATCCCGTCGCCCAGCCCTGGGTCGCCAATCCGGGCGGATTGGTGGCGGTGCCCGACACACGCCTGACGCCGATGGCGCTGCGCGACCGTTTCGCCGCGCCGCCCGCCTGGACGCCGGATGCGCAGGACATCAATCCGGCGCGTGCGGCGGACCGTTCCCTGCGGCTGGCGTCGGTGCTGGTGCCGATGATGCTCCGGCCCGATGGCATCCAGATCATGCTGACGCAGCGCACCGCGCACCTGCACGACCACGCCGGTCAGGTCAGTTTTCCGGGCGGGCGGGTGGAGCCCAGCGATTCGTCGGTGACGGATGCCGCGCTGCGCGAGACCGAAGAAGAAACCGGCCTGCCGCGCGGGCTGGTGGAAGTCATCGGGCAGTTGCCGGACTATTTCACCGGCACGGGCTTTCGTGTCGTGCCGCTGGTGGGGCTGGTGCGCCCGGATTTCGCGCCGCGTCCGGATCCCTTCGAGGTGGCCGAGGTGTTCGAGGTGCCGCTACGCTTCCTGATGGATCCGTCCAACCATCGGCTGCACAGCGCCGCGTTGCCTGCCGGCGGCCTGCGTTCCTATTATTCGATGCCATGGAAGCAGTTCTTCATCTGGGGCGCGACGGCGGGCATGCTGCGCAATCTCTACCAGTTCCTGCGCGCGTGA
- the rplS gene encoding 50S ribosomal protein L19 has product MDLIQVLEQEELARLTANKTIPEFAPGDTVVVNVNVVEGTRKRVQAYEGVVIAKRNRGLNSSFIVRKISSGEGVERTFQLYAPTIASIEVKRRGDVRRAKLYYLRFRSGKSARIKEKLVRNTPAAKA; this is encoded by the coding sequence ATGGACCTGATCCAAGTCCTCGAGCAAGAAGAGCTGGCCCGCTTGACGGCCAACAAGACCATTCCGGAATTCGCCCCCGGCGACACCGTGGTGGTCAACGTCAACGTGGTTGAAGGCACCCGCAAGCGCGTCCAGGCCTACGAAGGCGTGGTCATCGCCAAGCGCAATCGTGGCCTGAACTCGTCGTTCATCGTCCGCAAGATTTCGTCGGGTGAAGGCGTGGAGCGTACGTTCCAATTGTACGCGCCGACCATCGCGTCGATCGAAGTCAAGCGCCGCGGCGACGTGCGCCGTGCGAAGCTGTACTACCTGCGTTTCCGTTCGGGCAAGTCGGCCCGGATCAAGGAAAAGCTGGTTCGCAACACGCCGGCTGCCAAGGCTTGA
- a CDS encoding VOC family protein: MASSTIQGLRSVALEVPDLDKAEDFYTRIWHLDVVVREPDALYFRGTGPDHHLLALHRGPRTAIRHVTLRAHGEDALHAIARAGIEAGGTLAAPVGPVADPAGGRGLLLRDPDGRLIQVVTGDARHAQADDVPDRPVRLAHAVLNSADVAATRRFFEQALDFRLADLTRIMAFMNCNADHHTIAVGITDNNALNHIAFVMPDLESVMRGGGRMKDAGYAIEWGPGRHGPGDNAFNYFIGPFGEVIEYTAEVEQIDDDYVAGSPDDWKWPPGRVDQWGISPPPSARLKTAQSEVFFVPSSA; encoded by the coding sequence ATGGCATCTTCCACCATACAAGGGCTGCGCAGCGTGGCCCTGGAAGTCCCCGACCTCGACAAGGCGGAAGACTTCTACACCCGCATCTGGCACCTGGACGTCGTCGTCCGCGAGCCCGACGCCCTGTATTTCCGCGGCACCGGCCCGGACCACCACCTGCTGGCGCTGCACCGCGGCCCGCGCACGGCCATCCGCCACGTCACGCTGCGGGCGCATGGCGAGGACGCCCTGCACGCGATCGCCCGCGCCGGCATCGAAGCGGGCGGAACGCTGGCGGCCCCTGTCGGCCCCGTGGCCGACCCGGCCGGCGGCCGCGGACTGCTGCTGCGCGACCCCGACGGCAGGCTGATCCAGGTCGTGACCGGCGATGCCCGGCATGCCCAGGCGGACGACGTGCCCGACCGGCCCGTGCGCCTCGCGCACGCGGTGCTCAACAGCGCCGACGTCGCCGCCACCCGGCGCTTCTTCGAGCAGGCGCTGGACTTCCGGCTGGCCGACCTCACCCGCATCATGGCATTCATGAACTGCAATGCCGACCACCACACGATCGCGGTGGGGATCACCGACAACAACGCGCTGAATCACATCGCCTTCGTCATGCCGGACCTGGAGTCGGTCATGCGCGGCGGCGGCCGGATGAAGGACGCCGGCTACGCGATCGAATGGGGCCCGGGCCGCCACGGCCCCGGCGACAACGCCTTCAACTATTTCATCGGCCCGTTCGGCGAAGTGATCGAATACACGGCGGAAGTGGAACAGATCGACGACGACTACGTCGCCGGCAGCCCCGACGACTGGAAATGGCCGCCGGGACGCGTGGACCAGTGGGGCATCTCGCCGCCGCCGTCGGCGCGCCTGAAGACGGCGCAAAGCGAAGTGTTCTTCGTGCCCTCGTCCGCCTGA
- a CDS encoding heme-binding protein yields MSGLTLEQANAIIAGALAHSARKGYKPMAVVVLDDAGHLKSAQRQDGASMFRVDVATGKAWAAVGMDASSRALAQRAKDNPNFFVALAATAQGRFLPQTGAILIRDTGGAILGAAGASGGTGDEDEEICIAGITAAGLQAG; encoded by the coding sequence ATGTCCGGCCTGACCCTGGAACAAGCGAATGCCATCATCGCCGGCGCGCTGGCCCATTCCGCCCGCAAGGGCTACAAGCCCATGGCCGTGGTGGTGCTGGACGACGCCGGCCATCTGAAGTCGGCCCAGCGCCAGGACGGCGCCAGCATGTTCCGCGTGGACGTCGCCACCGGCAAGGCCTGGGCCGCGGTGGGCATGGATGCCTCCAGCCGCGCGCTGGCGCAGCGCGCCAAGGACAACCCGAACTTCTTCGTCGCCCTGGCGGCCACCGCGCAGGGACGCTTCCTGCCGCAGACCGGCGCCATCCTGATCCGCGATACCGGCGGCGCCATCCTGGGCGCCGCCGGCGCCAGCGGGGGCACGGGCGACGAGGACGAGGAAATCTGCATCGCCGGCATCACCGCCGCCGGCCTGCAGGCGGGCTGA
- a CDS encoding TM2 domain-containing protein — translation MSTSSADDTSPIPQPTRGFRHKTVAGLLAAVLGWAGAHWWYLGRRHGWIVLLFSLIMIGTALRSETWYFHPAFFLFLVPAVVGFIEAIVLCLTSDAKFDARYNPGQARQSRTGWGPVLVAGITLAVGTAILMLGIVLLFQSLFEGIPA, via the coding sequence ATGTCCACCTCTTCCGCCGACGATACGTCCCCTATCCCCCAGCCGACCCGAGGATTCCGCCATAAAACCGTGGCGGGACTGCTGGCCGCCGTGCTGGGCTGGGCCGGCGCGCACTGGTGGTACCTGGGCCGCCGCCACGGCTGGATCGTCCTGCTGTTCTCGCTGATCATGATAGGCACCGCGCTGCGCAGCGAAACGTGGTATTTCCATCCCGCCTTCTTCCTGTTCCTCGTCCCGGCCGTCGTGGGCTTCATCGAGGCCATCGTCCTGTGCCTGACCTCCGATGCCAAGTTCGATGCCAGGTACAACCCGGGCCAGGCGCGGCAGTCGCGCACCGGCTGGGGGCCGGTGCTGGTGGCCGGCATCACGCTGGCCGTGGGTACCGCCATCCTGATGCTGGGCATCGTCCTGCTGTTCCAGAGCCTGTTCGAGGGCATCCCGGCCTGA
- the rimM gene encoding ribosome maturation factor RimM (Essential for efficient processing of 16S rRNA) translates to MSAALTGSGSDPALPADLVEVGHVAEAFGVRGGLKIQPYSAQSEALLGSRAWWLRKGTEVRRIEVADAKRHGAVVTVAFPGVSDRDQALAWKGWTVLVPRSQFPRLAEGEFYWVDLIGCTLTGKNDSDQEVVLGTVSEVSDNGVHAILHVACVEPVAPGQPTQPLLDARGRQRETLVPFVDAYIRGVDLDARRIDSDWPEGF, encoded by the coding sequence GTGTCCGCCGCGCTCACGGGGTCCGGTAGCGATCCCGCCCTTCCCGCCGACCTCGTCGAGGTCGGGCATGTGGCGGAGGCCTTTGGCGTGCGCGGCGGTCTCAAGATCCAGCCGTACTCGGCCCAGTCCGAAGCCTTGTTGGGCAGCCGCGCGTGGTGGTTGCGCAAGGGCACGGAAGTGCGCCGTATCGAAGTGGCCGACGCCAAGCGCCATGGCGCGGTGGTGACGGTCGCTTTTCCCGGCGTGTCCGACCGGGACCAGGCCCTGGCCTGGAAGGGTTGGACGGTGCTGGTGCCGCGCAGCCAGTTCCCCCGGCTCGCCGAAGGCGAGTTCTATTGGGTGGACCTGATCGGCTGTACATTGACGGGCAAGAATGACTCGGACCAGGAAGTCGTCCTGGGCACGGTGTCGGAAGTCAGCGACAACGGGGTGCATGCGATTTTGCACGTGGCCTGTGTCGAACCCGTGGCTCCCGGCCAGCCGACGCAGCCGCTGCTCGATGCGCGCGGCAGGCAGCGCGAGACCCTGGTGCCTTTCGTCGACGCGTATATCCGTGGTGTCGATCTGGACGCCCGGCGCATAGACAGCGATTGGCCCGAGGGTTTCTGA
- a CDS encoding LysR family transcriptional regulator, translating into MDIRHVDLNLLRVFDAMLEHRSVSRAAEAIGLSQPAMSAAVARLRTLFNDALFVRTGAQMQPTPRALALAPAVRRVMETVKSEILQAHTFDPATSERTFTLITPDIGEINFVPKLLARFVQAGPGLNLRTLTMPRHAAAEALESGEAELAIGYFPDLHKAGMFQQLLFRNPYVCIVRRGHPDVGDALTLKQYLALPHAAVRPGREHLFEEYLQRKGLRRRILLETSHFTSLLPIIESSDLIATVPHDMATVCVQHADIRMVDVPLKVPTIEVHQFWPRRFHKDAGNMWLRAQVHELFRE; encoded by the coding sequence ATGGATATTCGTCATGTAGACCTGAACCTGCTGCGCGTGTTCGACGCCATGCTGGAGCACCGCAGCGTGTCGCGCGCGGCCGAGGCCATCGGCCTGAGCCAGCCGGCCATGAGCGCGGCCGTGGCCCGCCTGCGCACGCTGTTCAACGACGCCCTGTTCGTGCGCACCGGGGCGCAGATGCAGCCCACGCCACGCGCGCTGGCGCTGGCCCCGGCGGTGCGCCGCGTCATGGAGACGGTCAAGAGCGAGATTCTGCAGGCCCATACCTTCGATCCGGCCACCAGCGAACGCACCTTCACGCTGATCACGCCCGACATTGGCGAGATCAACTTCGTTCCCAAACTGCTGGCGCGCTTCGTCCAGGCCGGCCCCGGGCTGAACCTGCGCACCCTGACCATGCCGCGCCACGCGGCGGCCGAGGCGCTGGAGTCGGGCGAGGCCGAGCTGGCCATCGGCTATTTTCCCGACCTGCACAAGGCGGGTATGTTCCAGCAACTGCTGTTCCGCAATCCCTACGTCTGCATCGTGCGCCGCGGCCATCCGGATGTGGGTGATGCGCTCACGCTCAAGCAATACCTGGCCTTGCCCCATGCGGCGGTCAGGCCGGGGCGGGAACACCTGTTCGAGGAATATCTTCAGCGCAAGGGGCTACGGCGCAGGATTCTGCTGGAGACCTCGCATTTCACCAGCCTGCTGCCCATCATCGAGAGTTCGGACCTGATCGCCACCGTGCCGCACGACATGGCCACCGTTTGCGTGCAGCACGCCGACATCCGCATGGTGGACGTGCCGCTGAAGGTGCCCACCATCGAAGTCCACCAGTTCTGGCCGCGCCGCTTCCACAAGGACGCCGGCAACATGTGGCTGCGGGCGCAAGTGCACGAGCTGTTCCGAGAGTAG
- a CDS encoding CobD/CbiB family protein, producing the protein MSFFALLLAFLAEQVRPLPRSNAVHEAARAACRWAGHALDAGSRGYALLGWLLVVGVPTVAIWLIGSLAWSVHPVFSLVFHVVVLWFTLGFRQFSHHFTEIQFALARGDVTLARSHLQEWLRASGDTVSAETMTVPEICRTAIEEGVVASHRNVYGVLFWYALLPGPSGAVLYKLAGIARQEWNDRPDAFGDVARRAFYLLDWIPARMTAVGFAIVGNFEDALYGWRQRASGWDDPQRGVVVESAAGALGVRLAPVSGKWQPPAEAVDPDLVGPVQPASAASEFTAATEAPDEPVRLPDPATLHAAVGLLWRAVVLWMALLLLLSLVSWAS; encoded by the coding sequence ATGAGCTTCTTCGCACTCCTTCTTGCCTTTCTTGCCGAACAAGTCCGGCCCCTGCCGCGTTCCAACGCCGTCCATGAAGCCGCCCGCGCCGCGTGCCGGTGGGCCGGCCATGCGCTGGATGCGGGCAGCCGTGGCTATGCCCTGCTGGGCTGGCTGCTGGTGGTGGGGGTGCCCACGGTGGCGATATGGCTGATCGGATCGCTGGCGTGGTCGGTGCACCCTGTCTTCTCGCTGGTCTTCCACGTCGTCGTGCTGTGGTTCACGCTGGGGTTCCGGCAGTTCAGCCATCATTTCACCGAGATCCAGTTCGCGCTGGCCCGTGGCGACGTCACGCTGGCGCGCAGCCACCTGCAGGAGTGGCTGCGGGCATCCGGCGACACCGTGTCCGCCGAGACCATGACCGTGCCGGAGATCTGCCGGACCGCGATCGAGGAAGGCGTGGTCGCCTCGCATCGGAACGTCTACGGGGTGTTGTTCTGGTATGCGCTGCTGCCCGGTCCGTCCGGCGCCGTGCTGTACAAGCTGGCGGGCATCGCGCGGCAGGAGTGGAACGATCGCCCCGATGCCTTCGGCGACGTGGCGCGCCGGGCGTTCTACCTGCTGGACTGGATTCCTGCCCGGATGACGGCGGTCGGCTTCGCCATCGTCGGCAATTTCGAGGATGCCCTGTACGGGTGGCGCCAGCGGGCCTCCGGCTGGGACGATCCCCAGCGCGGCGTGGTGGTCGAAAGCGCGGCGGGCGCGCTGGGCGTGCGCCTGGCGCCGGTATCGGGCAAGTGGCAGCCGCCGGCCGAGGCCGTCGATCCCGACCTGGTGGGACCGGTCCAGCCGGCTTCCGCCGCCAGCGAATTCACCGCCGCCACCGAGGCGCCCGACGAGCCGGTCCGGCTGCCCGATCCGGCCACGCTGCATGCGGCGGTGGGGCTGCTGTGGCGGGCGGTGGTGCTCTGGATGGCGCTGCTGTTGCTGCTGTCGCTGGTGTCCTGGGCGTCCTGA